One stretch of Anaerolineales bacterium DNA includes these proteins:
- a CDS encoding esterase, with amino-acid sequence MPDQINSYLKTNSTPIIDNDLVTFVWKGKTAPHLVGDFTGWDEDKPAVMEKHSNGIWTYTLSFPGDAYIEYGYIKDGEPILDPHNPRKTSNGIGGDNNYFSMPGYRPSTLNRRKRNIVHGLVSRHELSTGYLIAGRKRTVHLYHPPTVGPVPLIVVWDGQDYLLRLRLNNMVDTLIAEGRLQPVALAFIDNAGEDFRTAEYACSDATLAFLMLEVLPLAKMELDLINIEQNPGAYGVLGASMGGLMAMYTGVRIPYVFGNVLSQSGAFAWGDFEMVVFDLLQLGEYRPIKIWMDVGLYDLSGLLDTNRRMQQMLTEKGYALTYHEYPAGHNYPSWADDVGHGLEALFGAGK; translated from the coding sequence ATGCCAGATCAGATCAATAGTTACCTAAAAACAAACTCCACGCCGATTATTGATAATGACCTGGTCACCTTTGTCTGGAAGGGAAAAACGGCACCCCACCTGGTTGGTGATTTCACCGGTTGGGATGAAGATAAACCGGCGGTGATGGAAAAACACTCCAATGGTATATGGACATATACACTTTCTTTCCCTGGCGATGCTTACATTGAGTATGGCTATATTAAGGATGGGGAGCCCATTTTAGATCCGCACAACCCACGTAAGACATCTAATGGTATTGGAGGGGATAATAATTATTTTTCCATGCCTGGTTATCGACCTTCCACACTTAACCGGAGAAAACGAAATATCGTTCATGGCCTGGTCTCCAGGCATGAGCTTTCCACAGGTTATTTGATCGCAGGACGGAAACGAACGGTTCACCTCTACCATCCCCCGACCGTCGGACCAGTGCCCCTGATCGTGGTATGGGATGGGCAGGACTATCTGTTGAGATTGCGGTTAAATAACATGGTTGATACATTGATAGCTGAGGGCAGGCTCCAACCAGTGGCGCTGGCGTTTATTGATAACGCAGGCGAGGATTTCCGCACTGCGGAATATGCCTGCAGTGATGCGACCCTGGCTTTCCTGATGCTTGAAGTGCTCCCCCTGGCGAAAATGGAATTGGATTTAATAAATATCGAACAGAATCCAGGAGCATATGGCGTCTTGGGTGCTTCAATGGGGGGGCTAATGGCAATGTATACCGGCGTGCGGATCCCCTATGTCTTTGGCAATGTACTCAGCCAATCAGGGGCGTTTGCCTGGGGTGACTTCGAGATGGTTGTGTTCGACTTGCTGCAGCTGGGTGAGTATCGTCCCATCAAGATTTGGATGGATGTCGGCTTGTACGACCTGTCCGGATTGCTGGACACCAACCGGCGCATGCAGCAAATGCTGACTGAAAAAGGTTATGCATTGACCTATCATGAGTATCCAGCCGGTCACAATTACCCTTCTTGGGCTGACGATGTAGGTCATGGATTAGAAGCCCTTTTCGGGGCTGGGAAATAA